Proteins from one Sabethes cyaneus chromosome 2, idSabCyanKW18_F2, whole genome shotgun sequence genomic window:
- the LOC128734230 gene encoding sialin-like, with protein MDATECSKLSDGVKGALWMFWKRRRYVVVFMAFLGFANVYTLRVNLSVAIVAMTELRDVVYENGTIGHAQTFAWSSSMQGYVLSSFFYGYVFTQVLGGYLSNKFGGTNVFGIGIGGTAILTLLTPVLTSVGVGWLIAIRVLEGFFEGVTFPCSHAFWSRWAPPSERSRMASIASTGAFAGTVVVLPISGVLVSAWGWTSVFYFFGAVACIWYVAWIIIVRRSPEDDRYISEQEKNFIIQTLKRTEGDSENTQHPWREMLTSKAVISMSIASFTEDWGYYTLLTGLPTFLKSVLGFDLQKSGFISALPYLVMGILLSYAGYVADWLQIRGYLTTTQVRKYFTCGGFTVQLICMMVGAWILSPTPTIICITIAVGFGGVAWNGYLVNPLDLSPKSAGVLMGISNGFATIAGVISPIVSGYITTNNSENEWRLVFYITAGIYVIGTLIYWVWGSGELQPWSVEAREQRIMQKDSITSNTEHSNKSI; from the exons ATGGACGCAACGGAATGCAGTAAACTAAG CGATGGAGTCAAAGGTGCACTATGGATGTTCTGGAAGCGTCGACGCTATGTAGTGGTATTTATGGCGTTCTTGGGATTCGCTAATGTGTATACATTGCGAGTGAATTTGAGCGTTGCCATAGTAGCCATGACCGAGCTTCGGGACGTTGTGTACGAGAATGGAACCATAGGACAT GCACAAACATTTGCGTGGAGCTCCAGTATGCAAGGATACGTCCTAAGTTCTTTCTTTTATGGTTATGTATTTACCCAGGTGCTGGGAGGTTACTTGTCTAACAAATTTGGCGGTACAAAT GTCTTCGGAATAGGAATCGGAGGAACAGCGATACTTACACTACTGACACCAGTGCTGACCTCGGTAGGTGTTGGATGGTTGATAGCCATTCGAGTGTTGGAGGGCTTCTTCGAAGGCGTGACCTTCCCTTGCAGTCATGCCTTTTGGTCTCGATGGGCTCCACCAAGCGAGCGTTCTAGGATGGCTTCGATTGCCAGTACTGGTGCATTCGCGGGAACCGTAGTTGTGCTGCCGATTAGCGGAGTGCTTGTCAGTGCCTGGGGATGGACGAGTGTTTTCTATTTCTTCGGTGCTGTTGCATGCATTTGGTATGTGGCTTGGATCATAATAGTGAGAAGATCACCAGAGGACGATCGGTACATATCAGAGCAggagaaaaatttcattatcCAGACGCTCAAACGAACTGAGGGAGATTCGGAAAACACGCAGCATCCATGGAGGGAAATGCTTACATCCAAAGCCGTGATATCTATGTCGATTGCCAGCTTCACTGAAGATTGGGGTTACTACACTCTACTGACCGGCTTGCCAACGTTTTTAAAAA GTGTTCTCGGTTTTGACTTGCAAAAGTCCGGCTTCATCTCGGCCCTTCCTTATCTCGTGATGGGTATTCTGCTGAGTTACGCTGGTTATGTAGCCGATTGGTTACAAATTCGCGGATACCTTACAACGACACAAGTGCGCAAATATTTCACCTGTGGAGGTTTTACGGTCCAACTGATCTGCATGATGGTCGGAGCTTGGATTCTAAGTCCTACACCAACTATCATCTGCATTACCATAGCTGTAGGATTTGGAGGAGTCGCATGGAATGGTTACCTTGTAAACCCGCTAGATCTTTCTCCTAAAAGTGCGGGAGTGTTGATGGGAATCAGTAATGGCTTTGCAACTATCGCCGGAGTAATTAGTCCTATTGTTAGCGGTTACATAACTACCAACAACAGCGAAAACGAGTGGCGCCTGGTTTTTTATATAACCGCTGGAATTTATGTTATCGGAACGCTGATTTATTGGGTCTGGGGATCGGGAGAACTTCAACCGTGGTCCGTTGAGGCAAGGGAACAAAGAATAATGCAGAAAGATAGCATTACGTCGAACACAGAGCACAGCAATAAATCAATATAG